A stretch of the Bacillus sp. FJAT-18017 genome encodes the following:
- a CDS encoding DEAD/DEAH box helicase has product MSVKIEFDTSWQEGFLQRIENDGPWGNWDLFKLATGATEFLAIPEFEGLQAPNYLPDLTILPHQLEAARQVVENMNGKAILADEVGLGKTIEAGLILKEYMIRGLVKKVLILVPASLVTQWAMELNSKFYIPAVTQKKSYVWEQCDIVVSSIDTAKRSPHRELVYQQDYDLVIIDEAHKLKNNKTKNYEFVQNLKKKFCLLLTATPIQNKIDEIFNLVSLLKPGHLGNESAFYDKYKKDSRTLSDDASLKELVNKVMIRNRRGDTGIEWTKRQVETMPIEFSKTERELYDAISDLRSSDDWAQSSAFSLMTLQREACSSREAVYYTLKNMLTKRESPSREFEAKIQELIEKVNHVERNSKAEKALELIQQINDKVIIFTEYRATQLFLQWYLQQHGISSVPFRGGFKRGKKDWMRELFEHRAQVLIATEAGGEGINLQFCHHIINFDLPWNPMRLEQRIGRIHRLGQKNDVNIYNFAVKGTMEEHVLKLLYEKINLFEKVIGELDDILVRLELGNIEEHLADIFGHSATEGEMKIKMENLASMIEFAKGNTEEEQHAAARHSSIS; this is encoded by the coding sequence ATGTCAGTAAAGATTGAATTCGATACAAGCTGGCAGGAAGGTTTTTTGCAGCGAATAGAAAACGATGGCCCCTGGGGCAATTGGGATCTCTTTAAACTAGCCACAGGTGCAACCGAATTCTTAGCCATCCCTGAATTTGAGGGTTTACAGGCTCCCAACTACCTCCCTGACCTGACCATCCTTCCCCATCAATTAGAAGCTGCCAGGCAGGTAGTGGAAAATATGAATGGAAAGGCTATTCTTGCCGATGAAGTAGGACTTGGAAAAACAATCGAGGCAGGATTAATTCTCAAGGAATATATGATTAGAGGTTTGGTCAAGAAGGTCTTAATACTCGTTCCCGCTTCCCTGGTTACCCAGTGGGCGATGGAGCTGAATTCAAAGTTTTATATACCAGCAGTTACCCAGAAAAAATCATATGTGTGGGAGCAATGCGATATTGTGGTTTCATCCATCGATACCGCTAAACGCAGTCCGCATAGAGAACTTGTCTACCAGCAGGATTATGACCTTGTCATTATCGATGAAGCACACAAGCTCAAAAATAACAAAACGAAAAACTATGAATTTGTACAGAACTTAAAAAAGAAATTCTGTCTTCTGCTAACAGCTACTCCGATCCAAAATAAAATCGATGAAATTTTCAATCTGGTCTCTCTCCTTAAACCTGGCCATCTCGGAAACGAGTCGGCATTTTATGATAAATATAAAAAGGACTCACGCACATTAAGTGATGACGCAAGTCTGAAAGAGCTTGTTAACAAAGTGATGATCCGCAACCGCCGTGGCGACACCGGAATTGAATGGACCAAGCGGCAAGTTGAAACTATGCCCATTGAATTCTCCAAAACGGAACGCGAATTGTATGATGCCATTTCCGATTTACGCTCTTCAGACGACTGGGCCCAATCAAGTGCTTTCTCACTAATGACCCTGCAGCGTGAGGCATGCAGCAGCCGTGAAGCCGTTTATTATACTTTGAAAAACATGCTCACCAAGAGAGAGAGCCCATCCCGTGAATTCGAGGCGAAAATCCAGGAGCTAATTGAAAAAGTCAATCATGTTGAGCGGAACTCCAAGGCTGAAAAAGCTCTGGAGCTCATTCAGCAGATAAATGATAAAGTGATTATTTTTACTGAGTATCGGGCAACACAGCTCTTCCTCCAATGGTATTTGCAGCAGCATGGAATAAGCTCAGTCCCGTTCCGCGGCGGGTTTAAACGGGGAAAGAAAGATTGGATGCGGGAACTGTTTGAGCACAGGGCTCAGGTCTTAATAGCCACAGAAGCCGGCGGGGAAGGAATCAATTTGCAATTTTGCCATCATATCATTAATTTTGACCTTCCATGGAATCCGATGCGGCTGGAGCAAAGAATTGGCCGTATTCACAGGCTGGGACAAAAAAACGATGTGAATATTTATAATTTTGCTGTTAAAGGCACTATGGAGGAACATGTACTAAAGCTTCTTTATGAGAAAATTAACCTGTTTGAAAAAGTGATTGGTGAGCTCGATGACATTCTTGTCCGATTGGAGCTGGGAAATATCGAGGAGCATCTAGCGGATATTTTCGGACACTCGGCCACTGAAGGTGAAATGAAAATCAAAATGGAAAACCTTGCTTCGATGATTGAATTCGCAAAAGGCAATACGGAGGAGGAACAGCATGCGGCAGCAAGACATTCATCAATTTCTTGA
- a CDS encoding helix-turn-helix transcriptional regulator, whose product MEQTLKITNVLSDPTRYYIYQYITKRHQEVTVQEVADNFNIHPNVARLHLSKLEDVNMLASATKKTGKGGRPSRLYRLSDDVIQLHFPFRDYMLLSKVAIQTMMSLGEEGKKALYMTGKRFGTEVIEQEISKKQQSGYEMTFDEKVSILKSAATLAGFYPEFEVNGEQSKIYFQIFNCPFKEVAREHSEAVCSMHHEFLVGMFEALFENVELQESQNMADGCDTCSYQALVTN is encoded by the coding sequence ATGGAGCAAACGTTAAAAATTACAAATGTGTTGTCTGATCCAACCAGGTATTACATCTATCAATACATTACAAAACGCCACCAGGAAGTAACCGTTCAGGAAGTTGCCGATAATTTCAATATTCATCCCAATGTTGCACGCCTGCATTTATCAAAACTTGAAGATGTGAACATGCTGGCTTCCGCAACAAAGAAAACTGGAAAAGGCGGCAGGCCTAGCAGGCTTTATCGACTTTCCGATGATGTCATCCAGCTGCACTTCCCATTCAGAGATTATATGCTTCTTTCGAAAGTGGCTATACAGACAATGATGTCGTTGGGGGAAGAAGGTAAAAAAGCCCTTTATATGACTGGAAAGCGATTCGGCACGGAAGTCATTGAACAGGAGATATCCAAGAAACAACAGTCCGGGTATGAAATGACTTTTGATGAAAAAGTATCAATTCTAAAGAGTGCCGCGACACTTGCTGGTTTCTATCCGGAATTCGAAGTGAATGGAGAGCAGAGCAAGATTTATTTCCAAATCTTCAACTGCCCGTTCAAGGAAGTGGCACGCGAGCATTCAGAAGCGGTTTGCAGCATGCATCATGAATTCCTCGTTGGAATGTTCGAGGCTTTGTTTGAAAATGTCGAACTTCAGGAAAGCCAAAACATGGCTGACGGCTGCGATACTTGTTCTTATCAGGCGTTAGTAACAAATTAA
- the comGG gene encoding competence type IV pilus minor pilin ComGG: MRNCQKGFTYPLTLSILLSTCLFLTMSAELLLTERKIAVELAAIQQQDYYFIAALKKTEQDFQSKNMTYSGRYFFENATVSFTTASAGVPQQQKVTFTVKLNNRPAVEGYAFYDINQKKMVKWMKKN, translated from the coding sequence ATGAGAAATTGCCAAAAAGGCTTTACATACCCATTGACCCTCTCAATATTATTATCAACGTGCCTCTTCCTCACCATGTCTGCTGAACTGCTCCTGACTGAAAGGAAAATAGCTGTGGAGCTGGCGGCAATTCAGCAGCAGGATTACTATTTTATTGCAGCTTTAAAGAAAACCGAGCAGGATTTTCAAAGTAAAAACATGACTTATTCAGGGCGATATTTTTTTGAGAATGCTACTGTTTCCTTTACCACGGCATCCGCGGGCGTACCCCAACAGCAGAAAGTGACGTTCACTGTGAAGTTAAATAACAGACCGGCTGTTGAGGGATACGCTTTTTATGATATTAATCAAAAAAAGATGGTAAAATGGATGAAGAAAAATTGA
- the gcvPA gene encoding aminomethyl-transferring glycine dehydrogenase subunit GcvPA, whose translation MKHRYLPMTEQDKAAMLETIGVDSVEELFNDIPERVRFQGEYNIKQAKSETQLMKELAGLASKNADFKSHASFLGAGVYDHYMPVIVDHVLSRSEFYTAYTPYQPEISQGELQAIFEFQSMICELTGMDVANSSMYDGGTALGEAAMLSAGHTRRKKILISETVHPESREVVKAYAKGQYIEVVEVPAAEGVTDLDALKELVSSDIAAVIVQYPNFFGRIEPLKEIEEIAHAEKSMFVVSSNPLSLGVLTPPGKFGADIVVGDAQPFGIPAAFGGPHCGYFAVTEKLMRKVPGRLVGQTHDDQGRRGFVLTLQAREQHIRRDKATSNICSNQALNALAASVAMTALGKKGVREMAAANIQKAHYAKKALRENGIEIAMDGPSFNEFVIKLGKPVKEVNQALLQKGFIGGYDLGRDYKELDGHMLIAVTELRTKEEIDTFAKELGDIHA comes from the coding sequence ATGAAGCACCGCTATTTACCTATGACGGAACAAGACAAGGCAGCTATGCTGGAAACAATAGGTGTCGATTCCGTAGAAGAATTATTCAATGACATCCCGGAACGAGTACGTTTCCAGGGAGAATATAACATTAAGCAAGCCAAGTCGGAAACCCAGCTAATGAAAGAACTAGCAGGCCTTGCTTCTAAAAATGCAGATTTTAAAAGCCATGCTTCGTTCCTTGGCGCGGGGGTTTACGATCACTATATGCCTGTTATCGTTGACCATGTTCTTTCCAGGTCGGAGTTTTATACCGCTTATACCCCTTATCAGCCTGAAATCTCCCAGGGGGAGCTGCAGGCCATCTTTGAATTTCAGTCAATGATTTGCGAACTCACCGGCATGGATGTTGCCAACTCTTCTATGTATGACGGGGGTACAGCTTTGGGAGAGGCAGCGATGCTGAGTGCGGGACATACTCGGAGGAAGAAGATTCTTATTTCGGAAACTGTTCATCCGGAATCCCGTGAAGTTGTTAAGGCCTATGCAAAGGGGCAGTATATCGAAGTAGTCGAAGTCCCGGCGGCAGAAGGCGTTACGGACCTTGATGCCTTGAAAGAATTGGTTTCTTCTGATATTGCGGCAGTAATCGTCCAATATCCGAACTTTTTCGGAAGGATTGAACCTTTAAAAGAAATTGAAGAAATCGCGCATGCAGAAAAATCAATGTTTGTTGTATCAAGCAATCCACTTTCATTGGGAGTTCTAACACCTCCTGGAAAATTCGGTGCTGACATCGTTGTAGGGGATGCACAACCATTTGGAATTCCTGCTGCTTTCGGCGGCCCGCACTGCGGATATTTTGCCGTAACAGAAAAGCTGATGAGGAAGGTTCCTGGCAGGCTTGTCGGCCAAACCCATGATGATCAGGGACGCCGCGGTTTTGTCCTGACCCTGCAGGCTCGTGAACAGCATATCCGCCGCGATAAGGCCACCTCGAACATTTGCTCAAACCAGGCACTAAACGCACTGGCAGCATCTGTTGCGATGACAGCTCTTGGTAAAAAAGGAGTCCGGGAAATGGCAGCAGCCAACATCCAGAAAGCTCATTATGCCAAGAAGGCCTTGCGTGAAAATGGAATTGAAATTGCTATGGACGGACCATCCTTCAATGAGTTCGTCATTAAATTGGGCAAGCCGGTTAAGGAAGTAAACCAGGCACTCCTGCAAAAAGGTTTCATCGGCGGTTATGATCTAGGCCGCGATTATAAGGAACTTGATGGCCATATGCTAATTGCTGTTACTGAACTAAGAACAAAGGAAGAGATTGATACATTTGCAAAGGAATTGGGGGATATACATGCATAA
- a CDS encoding YqhG family protein: MRQQDIHQFLEKYFRSNDCEVIDRSPGHLTVQLTAEIDKELMNRPFYWHYLEKTGGTPNPMSITLITDSAKAPEGLKGEQIHFGSPRLHQLFESARNLAKFIRLYHSHEAGSHTPLFPWLCLNVKISYQCDRKRDIFKSIGLHLINGRMVEGFHEQMLSIALTPKIPDYSYTLSPLVMPKSGFIRIENHLRAGLEAEDHSWADAARERWEKDQRLLDHFYEDMEGNSEESYLIEKKALQEQYEPKVAISLVNGGLFYLKEDAV; the protein is encoded by the coding sequence ATGCGGCAGCAAGACATTCATCAATTTCTTGAGAAATACTTCCGTTCGAACGATTGTGAAGTCATTGACAGGTCCCCGGGGCATTTGACCGTACAGTTGACGGCTGAAATTGACAAGGAACTAATGAACCGGCCCTTTTATTGGCATTACCTTGAAAAAACCGGCGGCACTCCCAATCCAATGTCAATTACCCTTATAACAGACTCGGCAAAAGCACCAGAGGGGTTGAAAGGAGAGCAAATCCATTTTGGCTCGCCAAGGCTCCATCAATTGTTTGAATCCGCGCGAAATCTCGCAAAATTTATCCGGCTTTACCACTCACATGAGGCGGGCTCGCACACACCATTGTTTCCATGGCTATGCCTAAACGTAAAGATTTCTTACCAATGTGACCGGAAAAGAGATATATTCAAGTCAATAGGTCTTCATCTGATAAACGGCAGGATGGTTGAAGGTTTTCATGAGCAAATGCTTTCTATTGCTCTCACTCCGAAAATCCCTGATTACTCATACACGCTTTCACCACTTGTCATGCCGAAAAGCGGATTTATTCGGATTGAAAATCATTTGAGGGCAGGCCTTGAAGCTGAGGACCATAGCTGGGCAGATGCCGCCAGAGAAAGATGGGAAAAGGATCAGCGGCTTCTTGATCACTTTTATGAAGATATGGAAGGCAACAGTGAAGAAAGTTATCTTATTGAAAAAAAAGCATTGCAGGAACAATATGAACCAAAAGTAGCTATCTCTCTTGTAAACGGAGGTCTCTTCTATTTGAAGGAAGACGCTGTTTAA
- a CDS encoding DUF2626 domain-containing protein produces the protein MERMYRVLGFWTGIFTVMFYVGHMPKTALLFLAQTGFFVLLSYLKLSERMYMYVFGAYLTVFFAGFTYWTTFMMPLGGGH, from the coding sequence ATGGAGCGAATGTACAGGGTACTTGGCTTCTGGACAGGAATTTTCACGGTAATGTTTTATGTGGGGCATATGCCTAAAACAGCTCTGCTGTTCCTGGCCCAGACAGGATTCTTTGTTCTATTAAGTTATCTTAAATTATCTGAACGCATGTATATGTATGTATTTGGTGCATATTTGACAGTTTTCTTTGCTGGCTTCACCTACTGGACTACCTTTATGATGCCGCTAGGCGGAGGACATTGA
- the comGD gene encoding competence type IV pilus minor pilin ComGD: protein MAEALITLSGFLVIVTISITLMNPLLSVVNRENFFTLLKADLYYAQLYALSHQREQSIIITGETNRYYINDSRYALDLLVYRTYPADIAVKPGTMPLTFNFLPDGNISRFGTIIVHAYGDFYRITFQLGRGRFYVADE from the coding sequence ATGGCCGAAGCCCTTATCACACTTTCTGGTTTCCTTGTTATTGTTACTATATCAATCACACTTATGAATCCGCTTCTTTCAGTGGTAAACAGGGAAAACTTCTTCACGTTATTAAAGGCAGACCTTTATTACGCGCAACTATACGCACTCTCCCATCAGCGCGAACAATCGATAATTATTACCGGCGAGACCAACCGCTATTACATTAACGACAGCAGATACGCCTTGGATTTACTCGTTTACAGGACCTATCCGGCAGATATCGCTGTTAAACCTGGAACCATGCCTTTAACCTTTAATTTCCTGCCAGACGGGAATATTAGCCGCTTTGGGACAATTATCGTACATGCCTATGGTGATTTCTACCGGATTACATTTCAGCTTGGAAGAGGGCGGTTCTATGTGGCGGACGAATGA
- the comGA gene encoding competence type IV pilus ATPase ComGA, giving the protein MLQIPSIIEDLAERIISDAVRQQATDIHILPRKTDTLIQLRITNSLIPRLTLPIDQCEKLISHFKFIAHMDIGERRKPQNGSIISTVDGKTFGLRLSTLPSNNRESLVIRLLPQNETFSFETLSLFPDMSLKLFNLLKAAHGMIILTGPTGSGKTTTLYSLLNETAKRQQRSIITLEDPIEKECSTVLQVQVNEKAGVTYAAGLRAILRHDPDIIMVGEIRDSETAKVAIRAALTGHLVLSTMHTRNAPGAIYRLQEFGVNQLEIEQTLLAVTAQRIVELVCPFCGGEECSPYCASSHGRKRASVFELLSGKSLEEAIKASMGDRKKPIYRSLDYYIKKGIVLGYIKEREYERLVYSNVEE; this is encoded by the coding sequence GTGTTACAAATTCCAAGTATAATTGAAGACCTTGCTGAGCGAATCATTTCCGATGCAGTAAGGCAACAGGCAACAGATATTCATATCCTCCCACGGAAGACAGACACCCTGATTCAGCTCCGGATTACCAACAGCCTTATCCCACGTTTAACCCTGCCAATCGATCAATGCGAAAAACTAATCTCCCACTTTAAGTTCATTGCACACATGGATATTGGAGAACGGCGGAAACCGCAAAACGGCTCCATTATTTCTACTGTAGATGGCAAAACATTTGGATTAAGGCTCTCAACCTTGCCTTCAAATAACCGGGAAAGCCTCGTCATCCGTCTTCTTCCCCAGAATGAGACATTTTCCTTCGAAACGCTCTCACTATTTCCCGACATGTCCCTTAAACTGTTCAACCTTCTTAAAGCGGCTCATGGGATGATTATCCTCACTGGACCAACCGGATCCGGAAAAACCACAACATTGTATTCCCTTCTCAACGAAACTGCCAAAAGGCAGCAGCGAAGTATTATCACCCTTGAAGACCCGATCGAAAAGGAATGTTCAACTGTCCTTCAGGTACAAGTTAATGAAAAAGCAGGAGTAACGTACGCGGCAGGACTAAGGGCAATATTAAGGCACGACCCGGACATCATTATGGTAGGGGAAATCCGCGATAGCGAAACCGCGAAAGTTGCGATAAGGGCAGCACTTACCGGGCATCTTGTCCTGAGCACCATGCATACACGGAATGCCCCTGGCGCAATCTACCGTCTTCAGGAATTTGGAGTGAACCAGCTTGAAATTGAACAAACGTTGCTGGCTGTAACAGCACAGCGGATAGTCGAGCTCGTTTGCCCTTTCTGTGGTGGAGAGGAATGTTCGCCTTACTGTGCCTCCTCCCATGGTCGGAAAAGGGCCAGTGTGTTTGAACTATTGTCGGGCAAAAGCCTTGAAGAGGCCATTAAGGCATCAATGGGAGACAGGAAAAAGCCAATTTACAGATCATTGGATTACTACATTAAAAAGGGTATCGTACTAGGCTATATTAAAGAGCGCGAGTATGAAAGGCTGGTATATTCCAATGTGGAGGAGTAG
- the comGF gene encoding competence type IV pilus minor pilin ComGF, with protein sequence MGRKLLTFRKYAERLNNKGFIMSEMLLSLACLSIVAFLLAPTIAVMESSKLQASRQLQEMEWNLFLSQTKDELQASSSVQILSGKLLLKVGTNTVIYEKFGPNIRRRVNLTGHEVLLQNITSVAFKKDGQHVTIQVTDLQNNKYEGDVYSFIPWEAQQP encoded by the coding sequence GTGGGGAGAAAACTGCTGACTTTCAGGAAATATGCGGAAAGATTGAATAACAAGGGCTTTATCATGAGTGAGATGCTTCTCTCCCTTGCCTGTCTGTCGATAGTCGCCTTTCTGCTTGCACCTACTATCGCGGTGATGGAGAGCAGCAAATTGCAGGCATCACGGCAATTGCAGGAAATGGAATGGAACCTTTTTCTGAGCCAAACAAAGGATGAACTTCAGGCCTCAAGCTCAGTTCAAATCCTATCGGGAAAATTGCTCTTGAAGGTTGGCACAAATACAGTCATCTATGAAAAGTTCGGCCCTAATATAAGGCGAAGGGTTAACCTCACTGGCCATGAGGTTCTCCTTCAAAACATTACCTCCGTCGCCTTTAAAAAGGACGGCCAGCACGTAACCATTCAAGTGACTGATTTACAAAACAACAAATATGAAGGGGATGTTTATTCCTTTATCCCCTGGGAAGCGCAACAACCATGA
- the comGC gene encoding competence type IV pilus major pilin ComGC: MKNQNGFTLIEMMVVMLVISVLLAITIPNVTKHNDTINKKGCGALLKVVEAQVQAYHLENGVYPSNLAALIDGKYLEPGSGNCPGGGKKIVVTNGKVEEVVVAPSP; the protein is encoded by the coding sequence ATTAAAAATCAAAACGGGTTTACTTTAATTGAAATGATGGTCGTTATGTTAGTAATATCCGTACTATTAGCCATTACAATCCCGAATGTGACAAAACATAATGACACGATCAATAAAAAAGGATGTGGAGCGCTCTTAAAGGTCGTTGAAGCCCAGGTACAGGCTTATCATTTGGAGAACGGTGTTTATCCTTCCAACCTTGCTGCTTTAATAGATGGTAAGTACCTTGAGCCAGGCTCAGGCAACTGTCCTGGTGGCGGAAAGAAAATTGTGGTCACTAACGGAAAAGTAGAAGAAGTAGTTGTTGCACCATCACCATGA
- the gcvT gene encoding glycine cleavage system aminomethyltransferase GcvT, whose product MTELKRTPLFETYKEYGGKTIDFGGWELPVQFSGIKEEHEAVRTKAGLFDVSHMGEIAVTGADSLTYLQKMMTNDVSKISDGAAQYTAMCYENGGTIDDLLIYKKGNDDYLLVVNASNIEKDYSWLEDHLEGKVTIENLSDRTAQLAIQGPLAEQILQKLASQDNLSEIGFFKFRDGVDLNGSKGLVSRTGYTGEDGFEIYCKPEDVVKLWKEILEAGKEEGVLPCGLGARDTLRFEATLALYGQELSPEISPLEAGIGFAVKLNKESNFIGKEVLKLQKENGIPRKLAGIEMIDRGIPRHGYPVYSGDTQIGEVTTGTQSPTLKRNIGLVLIEAGYAELDKELLVEIRGKKIKAKIVPVPFYKRAKK is encoded by the coding sequence ATGACCGAACTTAAGCGGACGCCTTTATTCGAGACCTATAAGGAATATGGCGGAAAGACAATTGATTTTGGCGGTTGGGAGTTGCCTGTCCAGTTTTCCGGCATTAAAGAAGAGCATGAGGCTGTAAGAACAAAAGCAGGCCTGTTTGATGTTTCCCATATGGGTGAAATTGCAGTAACAGGGGCAGATAGCCTCACCTACCTTCAAAAAATGATGACGAATGATGTTTCTAAAATCTCTGACGGCGCCGCCCAGTACACTGCTATGTGCTATGAGAATGGCGGGACGATAGATGATTTGCTTATTTATAAAAAAGGCAATGATGACTATCTGCTTGTGGTGAATGCTTCGAATATCGAAAAGGACTACAGCTGGCTCGAAGACCATCTGGAAGGAAAGGTAACCATCGAGAACCTTTCGGACAGAACTGCTCAATTGGCAATTCAGGGCCCATTGGCCGAGCAGATACTTCAAAAGCTTGCCAGTCAGGATAATCTTTCCGAAATAGGCTTTTTCAAATTTAGGGATGGTGTAGATCTGAATGGCTCCAAAGGTCTGGTATCCAGGACAGGTTATACCGGTGAGGATGGCTTCGAGATATATTGCAAACCTGAGGATGTTGTAAAGCTATGGAAGGAAATTCTTGAGGCAGGTAAAGAGGAAGGTGTTCTGCCATGTGGGCTTGGAGCGCGTGATACACTTCGTTTTGAAGCGACTCTGGCACTTTACGGCCAAGAGCTTTCTCCGGAAATATCCCCATTGGAAGCTGGGATTGGATTTGCTGTAAAGCTGAACAAAGAAAGTAATTTTATTGGTAAAGAAGTTCTAAAGCTGCAAAAAGAAAATGGCATACCAAGAAAGCTTGCCGGAATTGAAATGATTGACAGAGGTATTCCGCGCCATGGCTATCCAGTTTATTCCGGGGATACCCAAATAGGCGAGGTAACTACTGGAACGCAGTCACCAACTTTGAAACGTAATATTGGCCTCGTGTTGATAGAAGCCGGTTACGCAGAGCTTGATAAAGAGCTGCTAGTTGAAATTCGCGGTAAAAAAATTAAGGCTAAGATTGTTCCCGTTCCTTTTTACAAACGGGCAAAGAAATAA
- the comGB gene encoding competence type IV pilus assembly protein ComGB: MWRSRWTLKEQAEFLKRIGELLQRGYHISEAIESLSLQLPPHKKNDLAACLKELKNGTPFHEVIDGMHFNKELSGYVYFAEQHGNFEKAILEGSEALLNRDSDARKLRSLMYYPILLLAVTMILFIFVQHSLLPRFTLMFQSMGLQEHAITSALLRFGDILPLLLIIIALMAGVTVLLNQFWFRRLPSLTQRYLLMKVPILGKVFKLIHTHFFSIQLSYLLTGGLSIYEALTYFENHKKQSFYSELSRKIKSGLTSGETFESLIAFSPFFEHGFPAVVRHGQENGRLESELHFYSRTCLSSLEGKVKVLIKIIQPSIFLIVAALVISIYLAILLPMFHMLNAI, encoded by the coding sequence ATGTGGAGGAGTAGGTGGACTCTTAAGGAACAAGCGGAATTTTTAAAAAGAATCGGAGAGCTGCTGCAGCGGGGTTATCATATTTCCGAAGCTATCGAGTCGCTCTCCCTTCAATTACCGCCCCATAAGAAGAATGACCTTGCTGCATGTCTAAAGGAATTAAAAAATGGTACGCCTTTTCACGAAGTAATTGACGGAATGCACTTTAATAAGGAGCTTTCAGGCTATGTGTATTTTGCAGAACAGCACGGGAACTTTGAAAAAGCAATTCTTGAGGGTAGTGAAGCATTACTAAATAGAGACAGCGATGCCAGAAAACTAAGAAGCCTGATGTATTATCCTATACTTCTGCTCGCCGTTACAATGATTCTATTCATATTTGTCCAACATTCCCTCCTGCCGAGATTTACTCTTATGTTCCAATCTATGGGACTCCAGGAGCATGCCATTACATCTGCATTATTACGGTTTGGTGATATTTTGCCTCTTTTATTGATAATCATCGCCTTAATGGCTGGAGTAACTGTCCTTCTCAATCAATTTTGGTTCAGGCGCCTTCCCTCCCTCACTCAAAGATATCTTCTCATGAAAGTACCTATTCTCGGCAAAGTCTTCAAATTAATCCATACTCACTTTTTTTCAATTCAATTAAGTTATCTTCTGACCGGCGGATTATCTATTTATGAAGCTCTGACATATTTCGAAAATCATAAAAAGCAAAGTTTCTATAGTGAATTGTCCAGGAAGATTAAGAGCGGGCTGACTTCGGGAGAAACGTTTGAGTCACTCATTGCCTTCTCTCCATTCTTTGAACATGGATTTCCGGCCGTTGTCCGGCATGGCCAGGAAAATGGCCGGCTGGAAAGTGAGCTCCATTTTTACAGCAGAACCTGCCTCTCCTCACTGGAAGGGAAAGTAAAGGTTCTTATAAAGATCATCCAGCCATCAATTTTTTTAATTGTTGCAGCTTTGGTTATTTCTATTTATCTGGCAATTTTGCTTCCTATGTTTCACATGCTCAATGCAATCTAA